Genomic DNA from Telopea speciosissima isolate NSW1024214 ecotype Mountain lineage chromosome 2, Tspe_v1, whole genome shotgun sequence:
GGGAATATGAGGAGGAACAGGGGCGGCCTTgggttgttgctgctgctgtggtGCAGTATCAACTTCACTGTCGCTGCTATGGACAATAGGTTCAGTCGGAGCTTGGGAGATATCTGGCGCCGGGGGATGGGTTTGGTAGGCAAGTAAGGGACTCTGGGAACTGAAAGAGTCAGAGTCTGAGAAGGAGGTGACAGAGGAAACTTTGGCCATGGACAAAACAGGTATGGATTTAGGTTGAGTCAGGGTCAACTGAGTGAGGAAAGTGCTGAGGGTATTAGTATTTTCCGGGAGAGGGATAACAGGATAAGCTGAAACAGGGGTATCAGGTTTTGATCTGGGAGGAACCCAGGGAACAAAACTAGAGGATCTTGTTTGCTGGTCAGGTAAAGGTTGGAAAGTAGGTTGAACCATGGGTTTTTGTAGGGAAATAGGAGTGGGTTGAAAAACAGGTTGTGAAGAGACAGGGTAAGAAGTATGGGATCGCTTCGGTTTTGAAGATCTGGCTTTGAGGGTAGCTAGATGTCTCTGTTGGTCCTGTAACTCCTTAAACATAGCCGTTGGGAAGCTATGTGGGGCTGAATACTCATGGTAGATAGGGGATGTAAATGATTCAGGGAAGAGAGTGGGGCTTGACGGAAATGGTTGAGTCTGATACACTCTGAGCTGTTCTTCCaacaatttcttttccttttctcggccAGAGATTAGAAAGGAGGCATATGAGGAATCTTTCACCGTCATAGCTATAGTCATTAGCTCTTGGTGGAGAGATTTGATCCGTGTTTTGAGGTAACGGATGTCGGATTCATTCTGCCGGAGAGCAAGTGTATGATGCTCttgataggaaagaagcttgttCAGATACTGGTTCTGGACCAAAGCATTTTCTGCTTGCCAGTTCAGCTGTGCTTCAACTGAGGAGTTGGTAGCCATCTGTCCCATGTTGTCAAGGACATTAGGAGGAGTGACTTTCCACTTGTGGCGGCGTCGATCAGCATCTTCATAGTCAGCAGTGGGAGGGAAATTCCTGCTGATCCCTTCCGAACTAGAAGCCATAAAACAAGGAATAGGTTGCTGAATCTGTGTCTGCCACAACATCAACGGGGGAGCCGTTGGAGGTGAAGGGGGAGCCGGAGGCAGATCTGGTTTGCAGTAGGGCGTGACCGTTGGAGGAGATGGAGCTGGTGGCGGAGAACAGCAACCCAAAAAATAGGGTTTGCTATTGCCATAGTCCACGATAAACTGATATCTGCCACGGTCTTCTCCAAGGGGTCCGACGTTTGGACAGCCGGCCTGATAGCGGAGCCATAGAGGATCTGGCTGgcgctttttcttctttggcttcggaggtggaggaggtggaggatcttcttcaagatcATCGACGTCGTCCAACCATGATGGGGATGCCGAAAGAAACATGGTACACATATCAGCAGGCTTTGGATATGAGACAAGTGTATGGCCATCTTCAAGAGGCTGATAGACAGGGTTTGTAGCCGTCAGAGGCGGAGTAGCAGCTGGGATGTTATGAGTAGACTCGTAAGCCGTGATCCATGACTCAGGAATGAGTTTAATCAGGGCTGCTCTGTCGATCTGTCGAGGAACATGCGTAATAGTAGGGATTCGATCCTCACCGATCTGGACAAACAGGGCTGCATCATTACTGGAGAATCCAGTATTGAGGTTCATGGCATGGTTTTGGAGCCTGTAGCAGATCTGGTAGTGAAGAGTGGCTGCTATTGCTGTCTCTTTCTGAGGTGCGCCTGTCAACTGAATCAGAAACTGCCAAGCATCAGGCAGGTTCGGATCTTGCAGAGAAATATTGTAATTAGGGTACACCGTGTAGAAGACAGTGCCATCGTTCAGAGTGGTCTAAATGTCCGTGATGGTTGCATGTGGGAAATTCCGAAATCTGGTGTCCAGAAGATTAAGACGCATGGCAACCGGGAGACCCTTTCGGCCATGGAAGGTAATGGCAACCTTGACAACACCAAGGTGGAGATGGGTGTAACCAAGCTGGATCCATTGCCTGATCAACTCAGAACTGATGTTCACAGGAAAGTACTGCTCTTTTCCACTAGCAGTGACCTGATTCTGAGAGAAAGGAGGAGCTTGGACGTACTCCTTTAGACCTTGAGTCCTTTTAGGAGATATGATCGTCCTGATCTTCCTGGTGACTGAGGTAGAAAACTGGGGGAAAACATCataagggtttatgatgggAAAGTTGGTCGGGTGAATTTGCTGTTCAGCCTGGGTATAATTAAGTTCATATAAGTAGTCTACCTTAGAGGCATGAGATGTTTTAAGGGTAACGGGAGCAGTAGTGGGAGGTTGTAAACTCATGATAAAAGGAGGAGAGATGTCTTCCGTCCTTCAGAGATGCACCGGACCTATCATCTGTTATGAGATGGGAACAGGAAACATGGTGGATGATGAACAGTGTCTTTCTCTTACCAGACCGGAGGTAACCCGAGTGTGCTGGGATTTAGAGCGGTCTCTGCCTGCAGACCCACACCTTACTCAAGGGACGTTACCAATCTGGCCGGAGAAGAAGACAACAATACACCACACACACCTATTTCTGCCAGTGATCCTTTACTATATAGTGGTTGTACTCTGCCTTAGCAAGCTTGTATACATTAATCACTTGTACATCTCACTTTGGGCTTCTCTCTCCCCTTAGCAAAATCTCTAAtttatccaaaacaaaaaaaaaggttttataCATGTGGATATCCTAGGACTCATACGTTAACGATGATGGTTCTTAACTGTGGAAATGATCCACAGTGATGCATTGATAGGAACAAAAAACTCCCATACCACTAAAACAATGTCAAATCCAGAAAATTTTGTATAcagcatttctttattttaataaatcTAAGGTGTGAAACCACTAGCGCTGCCTAACACACCCTAGCCCCCCGAGTCAAGACCATATCAACAGCCAACAGCATCATTCTACTGAGAATCTCTCAATGAATCCCTTTCCTGGATACTTCTAGTTCAGCAGAAGTCCTTCCTGAGGTCCATTCACAAACACTGAAAATCAAACCACCACCCATTTCCTCCTTATGTTAAGAGCATCCCAAACTCCCACTCTTAATAATCTGATCCATACATAAAGGGGGCAcacagtgcacgaggctcccgccactgtggggtctggggagggtcataatgtacgcagccttacccctgctttgcagagaggctgtttccagagactcgaacccatgaccacttggtcacaatggagcaacctaaccgttGGACCGAACCAACGGTCCAACGGCCACAAGAAATTGAAGAATTAGGTACCAATTTACAGAAAGAGTTAAATTCTATGAATTGAAACTCACCATTACTATCACAATAATTGCAAAACTTTTGGCACATTTAACACATTTGGAAAGAAAAGGGGTGCTGAAGTCAAAAAATTAATGACTAAGGTGCTACAACTCAGAAGAACTCCCTAGATGGAGTTCCTTTGGTTCAGATAGCTTTCCAGGAGAGGAATGTCTGTTTCTGAAAAGGGCTTCATGCTGATAAAAGGTTCCAGGGCTCTGGAAAATCCAGATTCTTCTGTCTTTATCAATTCTAACTCCACCCAACGTTCCAACATATTGGAAACTGTTGTTTTTTTTACTTAACAAAGTATGATGCTGAAATGGATGACATCTTGTCACAATACTTTTATATTTGAACTGCTTCCCCATTGAAATTTGTGCATGTGTAACATATTTTTTACATATAATTGTGGTTGTATTGGTTGAATAATTCTTTTACCCTTAGTCTTCTTTCACTTCACATAAGACATCTATTTTCATCTGCTGAGGATCTTTCTGGCTATTTAATAACATCAAATGAATTACATATTGAAAATCTGAGTCATAGAATCTGGAAGATAAATTAATGGCCGTTTGTTGCTTCTTATTGGGCCACTATTGGTTCCAGGTTTTACAAAGTGCATCTGGTATGTATAGAAATCTAAATTCATTAGCCATGCAAATAACGAAGAGAGGTGGTCTTCTCATGGCATGCTCATGTTCAGGGGCGATGACCCAAAGTGGATTGTTCTTACGTATTCTTCAGGCAAGTAAtatcttttttttccattattttaaACAGCTTATTGACCTCTAAATTATTTCAGATAGTCTGGATGAGGGACTCTTGTCATGGAAAATTCTTTTACTGCTGAAAGAGTTTCTCATTTACATGTCATTTGAGCTTCCCCTGAGGCTTAGATCTAGATTGGGAACTGTGAATATTTGTGGTATATTTAAGGTAGAACTTGGTACACTTCTATATTGAGGAAAAAGAATACCCAAACCATAGTTATAAAGgtgggaaggcgaccatggcgttttagatgGTTCATAATCAAGGCGAtaccgccatggcggcaaggcgcccgcctaggcgacaccttgataactatgacccAAACGTTGCCTGCTGCAATTATACAACATATATCATTATGAATTAGCCTAATACCCAGCTTAGTGATGGATTCAGATTTGTGCTCTATCTGAGCAGATGTTGGATGACAATGGAGTTATGTGGTCAAAGAATTTACAATATAGATTGCTTTATTCCCTTATCACctgccccccaaaaaaaagtttaaaaaagaaaatgcatTATAGTGGTTATGGCTGTTGAGAAAATTTTTTATGTTGGTTCCATGCAGAGTGCTGCTTCAATGGCAGGTAGAAAAGTCACAGTTTTACGTCAAGCTGGAGCAGCTTGTGATCATCCTATTGACCCATCCTATCCTGAAGGAGCATACCTTTCCAATGTCTTGCTTAGAGTACTGTAGACAATGTGAGCATGTCTGTATGTACTTAATGCAGTTGTATGCTGTGCATTACTTCTTTTCAATGCCCTTAAAATGGTTGGTTTCTATTACTTTGAAGTCtgggggagagaggggggggggggggagatttcTATTCATTCAACAGTTAAAGAATGGCAAtgttatatacttttttttttttttttttttttgaaattatacAAGCATATGTATGTGTCTAGCTCTCACAAAATTCAAACTCCCAATGACGAAGAATGCTTTGCTTCATATGAAGTAAGCAACCCAACCCATACTTTATATAGTCATTTAGATTTCTCAATACACAATATAGTACATACACCCATGTCTGGGAACTGGGCAACCCATCTGATTAAAGTCCTTTTAGCGCCCTCCAGTATTGTTCCATGACAAATATGAAGGATCTCCAAGTCGTctgaaaacagaaaaatagcATCAGTAATAGATTTGAGGGTAATAAATGGTTAAGGTAATCATCTGCATTGAAAATATTACTACCTTGGGTTGACCAGATATATAACAGCGAAGACCATGGCTAGAAAGAAGCACAACCCTCCAACTGTGAGATATGCAATGCCAAGAAAGTCATTCTTCCCTCCAAGCCAGCTAGTGGTGGAAAGTACAAGTTTCTTCTCTCCGTTAAAACTGTATGTGTTGTAGTTGTTGTCCAGTGTCACCTGTATACTGTCATTTGCTTGGAGATCCACCTCTATCTTCCCATATAACTTCCTAAAATTTGGAAGGGCAGCAGTTCTcatccaaacaataaggtcCTCCTGCTCACTCAACTGTTGCACAAGATAATAGCAAATGAGATCAGTTCTTGCTTCATGGATAGCAACCCAACCAATGTAATCATCAACTATTCAGTTGTGCAAAAGCAATAATTCTATTTGGTGTTCTGTTAGGAGTGGAGCTGAATTACTTACTGGTATGTTGGAGTTAAGGGTTCCACCGCCTTGTAGGGTTCCATTCTGGAAATTTTTGGGGTACACATTGCTACCAAACTTGTGATCCCTGTCACTCTGCCAGGAAATGCCCGATTTGTTCACCTGCACTTGCTGGTTGTTGAGAGAGAAGCTGTAAGTGTCATTGAACAAACTCCAAGCTATAAGACCACAAGGCACAATGGGAGATCCATTCGCTATATCTTCAGGTGAACAGCCGCTTGTAACATTTGAATTTGAAGGATCCAGTAGCTGTTCAGCGTTTACGCTCTGAACATACCTGAGTTACAAGGCATCACCATGAAAGCTATTTAGATATAATGATTTTTCTTCAAATATTTCTACAAAAGTTTAGTCATGATTCATGGAAATTGTTTTACACAAAAGCCTCCTGGTCTAGCATGTCTAGGAATAATATCTGGTCTGGCCAACTATTTGCATCACGTGCAAAGGTGATGTGGTCATTCGGACTGCTGGATACCTAGGTAATGGTCTGGATTCCCCAAGTGTCAAATTTCAGGTTTAAActcaatcatatgccctcccATTTATGTCCATGGACCTACTTGGTGGTCCGTGCGACCTCTACAAGGTCCTCGATTTTCCAACGCTCTGTTTTGCCATGTAGCGAACTtcatttgggctgaaacttgatatgtaaGAAAGGTCTCTTTCAGTTTCAGTCCATCTGACTTTGCCAATTGGCAAAAACAGGTGCTAGTCTAGTCATTTTTCCTATACCCAGCGGCCAGAAATCCCATGCCTATTGTTTTATGATAGAATAAAGAGGATTTAATAATCCACCTACAATTAGGGTATGTCATGTTGCTGCATAGAAATTTTTTAGATATTTCAAGTTTTAACAATGTTCAGGTTAAAAATACAGGCTTCTGTGTGCTTGTGTACAGTTAGTTATTTGTCAATTAAATGGTAACATCTTTCAAACTCTTGTAAAAATTCTTACAAGTTATTATCACATATAAAATGCAGTCATAAATGTCTTCTTTCAGGGTATAATAGAGGGATTATTCAAATTATTCAGGGTTTCCAAAATGCTCTTGACACTATATCTGGTATCCGATCCAACCACCAGAACCCGAAGATTAAGAGATCTCTGTTCACCGTGGATGAAAAGAAACTCGGTAACTTCACATGTGATTCAACTTTAGACATAAGtttaaaacaaaagggaaaacatACCTTCGATGGTTCTGGTAGAAATTAGTAAGTTCATAATATACATAAATAGGCTGCTTCATATCCTTTGGAACCTGCAACAAATTGTTAATGTGTTACTAGACGAATACAGAAAAAAATAATCCTATTAGTCCCACCTTTGGCAATGCCATCAGCAGGAGCAGAAAAGATTATCAATTAACAAAACCTAAATCATGGAATGACAAATTTTGAATTCTTTCCACAGGATAATCAGAAGTTGTTTTGAAATTAGTAAGCCTAATCTCTGAAGCAATCAAAATCATATTTCAGAGAATGAGACTTACAGTTAGTGTTCTATTGCATGTTTTGTTTAATTGGCTCTGTATGAATGTGATCTCAGCAGTCTGGTTGCCTCTGTAGGTTTGTGGTATACATTCTGTTTCATATTGATCGATAATTTCAACAACCTAACAGAAGGACAATAAATCCAAGTAAATGAGggagtaaat
This window encodes:
- the LOC122652032 gene encoding ALA-interacting subunit 3-like yields the protein MSGNDTSRSVGAGPADSSAFRRLSNRPKYSKFTQQELPACKPILTPKWVILIFTIVTIIFIPLGVAALFASRDVVEIIDQYETECIPQTYRGNQTAEITFIQSQLNKTCNRTLTVPKDMKQPIYVYYELTNFYQNHRRYVQSVNAEQLLDPSNSNVTSGCSPEDIANGSPIVPCGLIAWSLFNDTYSFSLNNQQVQVNKSGISWQSDRDHKFGSNVYPKNFQNGTLQGGGTLNSNIPLSEQEDLIVWMRTAALPNFRKLYGKIEVDLQANDSIQVTLDNNYNTYSFNGEKKLVLSTTSWLGGKNDFLGIAYLTVGGLCFFLAMVFAVIYLVNPRRLGDPSYLSWNNTGGR